Proteins encoded by one window of Acidipropionibacterium virtanenii:
- the ssd gene encoding septum site-determining protein Ssd, with product MKDISQQHVRARPGPSAEPSVTLVSGDPRLAEVVGSVAASIGVALHAVGTREDVVAAWDAPGPLLVGQDRASAAVAWQLPVRQGIHVVGEDAEQAARWSAALGASVIVIPQGNATLAELLRDGVQEAGRGTVMLIDQAGGGLGASTLGAGVAADAAATGLRTALVELDPGGGGMDLLLGAERVEGWRWPELASARGTVRELAQHLPALDGVILVSAGREPCQVGQAARAAVVASLAADHDLVILDRGHLPAEAVAGLSVDRRVEIVGADLRSLMAARAVGMSGATPVLRHGPGRRMSIPDAAALVGVEPLLEVPDDRRLPKGQEIGEAPWVMAGRRWRRACHDLREAVVPDE from the coding sequence ATGAAGGACATTTCTCAACAACACGTCCGGGCCAGGCCCGGACCGTCCGCCGAACCCTCCGTCACTCTGGTCAGCGGCGACCCCCGGCTGGCGGAGGTGGTCGGATCGGTGGCGGCCAGCATCGGCGTGGCGCTGCATGCGGTGGGCACCAGGGAGGACGTCGTGGCGGCCTGGGACGCCCCAGGGCCGCTCCTGGTGGGGCAGGACCGCGCCTCCGCCGCGGTCGCCTGGCAGCTTCCCGTCCGCCAGGGGATCCATGTCGTCGGCGAGGACGCCGAGCAGGCGGCGCGATGGTCCGCCGCCCTGGGGGCCAGCGTCATCGTCATCCCCCAGGGCAATGCGACGCTGGCCGAGCTGCTGCGCGACGGCGTCCAGGAGGCCGGTCGGGGGACCGTGATGCTCATCGACCAGGCCGGAGGCGGGCTCGGCGCCAGCACGCTGGGTGCCGGAGTCGCCGCCGACGCCGCGGCCACCGGGCTGCGCACGGCCCTGGTCGAACTGGATCCCGGCGGAGGAGGCATGGATCTGCTGCTGGGGGCCGAACGCGTCGAGGGCTGGCGCTGGCCCGAGCTCGCCTCGGCGCGAGGCACGGTGAGGGAGCTGGCCCAGCACCTGCCCGCCCTCGACGGCGTGATCCTGGTCTCGGCCGGGCGGGAGCCCTGCCAGGTGGGGCAGGCCGCCCGGGCCGCCGTCGTCGCATCGCTGGCCGCCGACCACGATCTCGTCATTCTCGACCGGGGCCATCTGCCCGCCGAGGCCGTCGCCGGCCTGAGCGTCGACCGTCGCGTCGAGATCGTCGGCGCCGACCTGCGCTCCCTCATGGCGGCCCGCGCCGTGGGGATGTCTGGGGCCACCCCGGTGCTGCGGCACGGCCCCGGGCGCCGGATGTCGATCCCGGACGCCGCCGCCCTGGTGGGCGTCGAGCCGTTGCTGGAGGTGCCCGACGATCGCAGGCTCCCGAAGGGCCAGGAGATCGGGGAGGCCCCATGGGTGATGGCGGGCCGGCGCTGGCGACGGGCCTGCCACGACCTGCGGGAGGCGGTGGTCCCCGATGAGTGA
- a CDS encoding DUF4244 domain-containing protein: MTSSIEVLNADHPLTVSWRGRRSRLSRGADRLGTTVQRGMATAEYAVGILAAVALALVLLKIFTGAQFASEMLKLVLGILQKAGAQIK, encoded by the coding sequence ATGACCTCCTCAATCGAAGTGCTGAACGCCGACCACCCGCTCACCGTCTCCTGGCGGGGCCGCAGATCCCGCCTGAGCCGCGGCGCCGACCGGCTCGGGACGACCGTCCAGCGGGGCATGGCCACCGCCGAGTACGCGGTGGGCATCCTGGCGGCGGTGGCGCTGGCCCTGGTGCTGCTCAAGATCTTCACCGGCGCCCAGTTCGCCTCCGAGATGCTGAAGCTGGTTCTCGGCATCCTGCAGAAGGCCGGAGCGCAGATCAAGTGA
- the nth gene encoding endonuclease III yields MYQKLSVCYPDARCELDFDGPFQLLVATVLSAQTTDRRVNQVTPVLFGLWPDPAALARAAVADVEQVIRPLGFFHTKAAAIVGLSADLVERFDARVPGDLGSLVTLPGVGRKTANVVLGNAFGVPGITPDTHLMRVSRRMGWTTSTTPGGVETDVGALFDPDDWVMVCHRVIWHGRRRCHARRPACGACPVAALCPSFGEGPTDPGAAALLVREPRR; encoded by the coding sequence ATGTACCAGAAGCTGAGCGTCTGCTACCCCGACGCCCGATGCGAGCTGGACTTCGACGGCCCCTTCCAGCTGCTGGTCGCCACGGTGCTCTCGGCGCAGACCACCGACCGCCGGGTCAACCAGGTGACGCCGGTGCTCTTCGGACTCTGGCCCGATCCGGCCGCGCTGGCCCGGGCGGCTGTCGCCGACGTCGAGCAGGTGATCCGGCCGCTCGGCTTCTTCCACACCAAGGCGGCCGCGATCGTCGGGCTGTCGGCCGATCTGGTGGAGCGCTTCGACGCCCGGGTGCCGGGAGATCTCGGCAGCCTCGTGACGCTGCCCGGGGTGGGTCGCAAGACGGCCAATGTGGTGCTGGGCAATGCCTTCGGGGTGCCGGGGATCACCCCCGACACCCACCTCATGCGCGTCTCCCGGCGGATGGGGTGGACGACGTCGACGACCCCCGGCGGGGTGGAGACCGATGTCGGCGCCCTCTTCGATCCGGACGACTGGGTGATGGTGTGCCATCGGGTCATCTGGCACGGACGGCGTCGCTGTCACGCCCGACGCCCCGCATGCGGGGCCTGCCCGGTGGCGGCCCTGTGCCCCTCCTTCGGGGAGGGGCCCACCGATCCCGGGGCGGCGGCCCTGTTGGTGAGGGAGCCGCGCCGATGA
- a CDS encoding type II secretion system F family protein has product MSTGVLAGLLAGLAVWLAGRPSASARIRPGPRIVLPAWARPRSGAPPLRTRLLGGVLAGVVLLATLPGGAGAALGPPVAVVVVVAAGRLESAAARRARTRRALAMPDTLALLAGVLEAGVPLRAALDRVTEFGDDPCTQDLRTVRSRLAAGVGESDAWLGLAEVPGWQDAARDVARAVGSGEGVAEVLGSHAEEMRRAAAEEAEKRARKVGVSSTMPLVCCHLPAFLLVGVVPIIAGTVLRAL; this is encoded by the coding sequence ATGAGCACGGGTGTTCTCGCAGGTCTGCTCGCCGGGTTGGCGGTGTGGCTGGCCGGTCGGCCCTCGGCGTCGGCCAGGATCCGGCCCGGGCCCAGAATCGTGCTGCCGGCCTGGGCTCGGCCCCGGTCCGGGGCGCCTCCGCTGCGGACCCGCCTGCTGGGCGGCGTGTTGGCGGGCGTGGTGCTGCTGGCGACTTTGCCCGGCGGGGCCGGGGCGGCCCTGGGGCCGCCGGTGGCGGTGGTCGTGGTGGTCGCCGCCGGGCGGTTGGAGTCGGCGGCCGCCCGGCGGGCCAGAACCCGGCGGGCCCTGGCGATGCCCGACACCCTCGCCCTGCTGGCCGGCGTGCTGGAGGCCGGGGTGCCGCTGCGCGCGGCCCTGGACCGGGTCACCGAGTTCGGTGACGACCCCTGCACCCAGGACCTGCGAACCGTGCGCTCCCGGCTGGCTGCCGGGGTGGGCGAGTCCGACGCCTGGCTGGGACTGGCCGAGGTGCCGGGCTGGCAGGACGCGGCGCGCGACGTCGCGCGTGCGGTGGGGTCGGGGGAGGGCGTCGCAGAGGTGCTGGGAAGTCACGCCGAGGAGATGCGGCGCGCGGCTGCCGAGGAGGCGGAGAAGCGCGCCAGGAAGGTCGGGGTGAGCTCCACCATGCCGCTCGTCTGCTGCCACCTGCCGGCATTCCTGCTGGTGGGAGTGGTGCCGATCATCGCCGGGACCGTGCTGCGGGCCCTGTGA
- a CDS encoding type II secretion system F family protein has product MITALTAALTAAAAWVAVPGRRGLTEPTRRRIPARMLEGVAALLAIVIAALAAGPSGAVWAVGATIIAATVVRVGGEHRRRSLRRTRGRQVAEAARALAGRLSIGDVPSVALTSVAREQPVLAAALRAQVVSADVPAALMTAAGVPGQESLAGLARAWRMAQLTGAPLAGATSAVADAMRRRTRLEATLEAELAGPRASGRLMGLLPVAGLLMAHTVGAGPAGFLVGSWPGRICVLAAVGLSCAGVLWSESIADRVYREVLP; this is encoded by the coding sequence ATGATCACCGCGCTGACGGCGGCTCTGACAGCTGCTGCTGCCTGGGTAGCAGTTCCTGGGCGCCGCGGCCTGACCGAACCCACCCGGCGCCGAATTCCCGCCCGGATGCTGGAAGGCGTGGCCGCCCTGCTGGCGATCGTGATCGCCGCCCTGGCGGCGGGCCCGAGCGGCGCGGTCTGGGCGGTGGGCGCCACGATCATCGCGGCCACCGTCGTCCGGGTCGGTGGAGAGCACCGCCGCCGGTCGCTGCGGCGCACACGGGGACGCCAGGTGGCCGAGGCCGCCCGCGCCCTGGCCGGCAGACTGTCGATCGGCGACGTCCCCTCGGTGGCGTTGACGTCGGTGGCGCGGGAGCAGCCGGTGCTCGCCGCAGCCCTGCGGGCCCAGGTGGTCAGCGCAGACGTGCCCGCCGCCCTGATGACCGCCGCCGGGGTGCCCGGCCAGGAGTCCCTCGCGGGGCTGGCCAGGGCGTGGCGGATGGCCCAGCTCACCGGAGCCCCGCTGGCCGGGGCCACCAGCGCCGTCGCCGACGCCATGAGGCGGCGCACCCGCCTGGAGGCGACCCTTGAGGCCGAACTGGCCGGGCCCAGGGCATCCGGGCGGCTGATGGGGCTGCTCCCGGTGGCCGGCCTGCTCATGGCCCACACCGTGGGTGCCGGCCCGGCGGGCTTCCTGGTCGGCTCCTGGCCGGGACGGATCTGCGTGCTGGCGGCCGTGGGGCTGTCGTGTGCAGGGGTGCTGTGGAGCGAGTCGATCGCCGACCGCGTCTACCGGGAGGTGCTGCCATGA
- a CDS encoding TadE family type IV pilus minor pilin encodes MVTAELAVSLLSAAVLVCLAAWVVGLVSLQGSCRSSASEIADQLARGDKTVAAKARGNVPQGATVSTSTSAGWVRVRVSAERSMGRVGPITVVGTASAPLEPGQTP; translated from the coding sequence ATGGTGACTGCGGAGCTGGCGGTGAGCCTGCTGTCGGCCGCCGTGCTGGTCTGCCTGGCCGCATGGGTGGTCGGACTGGTGTCGTTGCAGGGGAGCTGCCGCTCCAGCGCCTCGGAGATCGCCGACCAGCTGGCCCGTGGTGACAAGACAGTGGCGGCGAAGGCCCGGGGAAATGTGCCTCAGGGCGCCACGGTGTCCACGAGCACCTCGGCAGGTTGGGTGAGGGTCCGTGTGTCCGCGGAGCGGTCGATGGGCAGGGTGGGCCCGATCACGGTGGTCGGTACGGCGTCCGCGCCGTTGGAGCCGGGGCAGACGCCATGA
- a CDS encoding DUF4177 domain-containing protein — MTRWEYFTAPILVHMSQQILNNFGADGWELVQVVPGPNPESLVGYFKRPVPPAGQDQR; from the coding sequence ATGACTCGATGGGAATACTTCACCGCGCCGATCCTGGTGCACATGTCGCAGCAGATCCTCAACAACTTCGGGGCCGACGGCTGGGAGCTCGTCCAGGTGGTGCCGGGCCCGAATCCCGAGTCCCTGGTGGGTTACTTCAAGCGCCCGGTGCCCCCGGCCGGCCAGGATCAGCGATGA
- a CDS encoding WhiB family transcriptional regulator, translating to MADALFPDGKEQRRARRICVDCRVRARCLAEALDNRIEWGVWGGMTERERRRLLRERPGVTCWRDVLESEFPDGEDSVSRQQAVAE from the coding sequence ATGGCGGATGCTCTTTTCCCCGACGGCAAGGAGCAACGCAGGGCGCGACGGATCTGCGTGGACTGCCGTGTGCGTGCCCGCTGCCTCGCTGAGGCCCTGGACAACAGGATCGAGTGGGGCGTGTGGGGCGGTATGACCGAGCGGGAGAGACGCCGCCTGCTGCGCGAGCGGCCGGGCGTGACCTGCTGGCGCGACGTCCTCGAGTCGGAGTTCCCCGACGGTGAGGACTCGGTCTCCAGACAGCAGGCCGTCGCGGAGTGA
- a CDS encoding Crp/Fnr family transcriptional regulator, whose translation MTNVVATAATQPFLSMLDANSTARIISLSEVIVCSRGSVLFEAGDPAADLYLVVEGKVKLTRPTSGIASPHRESLLWLMGPGDMFGELSLVDGGTRSTTATTLTRASLLRVPGRDLEDLVESRHDVALALLGRMSERLRRSDNTTAHFVVGDVPSRLAYILTDLAERFGRHDPSTGHIVVRHDLTQQELAQAVGSSRETVNKALTDFTQHGWITARPRTVTILDLEGLRLRTS comes from the coding sequence ATGACGAACGTAGTGGCCACGGCTGCGACGCAGCCCTTCTTGTCGATGCTCGATGCGAACTCGACCGCCCGGATCATCTCGCTGTCCGAGGTGATCGTGTGCTCCCGTGGCTCGGTGCTCTTCGAGGCCGGCGATCCGGCCGCAGATCTCTACCTGGTCGTCGAGGGCAAGGTGAAGCTCACCCGGCCCACGAGCGGCATCGCCAGCCCGCATCGCGAGTCGCTGCTGTGGCTGATGGGGCCGGGCGACATGTTCGGGGAACTCTCCCTGGTCGACGGCGGGACCCGCTCCACGACCGCGACCACGCTCACCCGGGCCAGCCTGCTCCGGGTTCCCGGCCGGGATCTGGAAGACCTCGTGGAGTCGCGCCACGACGTCGCCCTGGCGCTGCTGGGCAGGATGAGCGAACGACTGCGCCGCTCCGACAACACCACCGCCCACTTCGTGGTGGGCGACGTCCCCAGCAGGCTCGCCTACATCCTCACCGACCTGGCCGAGCGGTTCGGCAGGCACGATCCGTCGACCGGTCATATCGTCGTGCGCCACGATCTCACCCAGCAGGAACTGGCGCAGGCGGTCGGCTCCTCCCGGGAGACCGTCAACAAGGCGCTCACCGACTTCACCCAGCACGGCTGGATCACGGCCAGACCCCGGACCGTGACGATCCTGGATCTGGAAGGTCTGAGGCTGCGCACCAGCTGA
- a CDS encoding NUDIX hydrolase: MLALISDSTRPDIVLTRRNATLRYHAGQVSLPGGRAETGDTTLVETALREAHEEVGVDVGGVRVVGTMPTSHIAVSSADVTTVVASWDGSGPLGVVDPAEVASVRRVPMVDLADPANRARARHPSGFTGPAFLIPDLFVWGFTAQLLDRLLVRGGWSRQWNRSRTVEIPDDYLGGLRG; encoded by the coding sequence GTGTTGGCGCTGATCAGCGACTCCACCCGGCCCGACATCGTTCTCACCAGGAGGAATGCGACGCTCAGGTATCACGCCGGTCAGGTCTCGCTGCCCGGCGGGAGGGCCGAGACCGGAGACACCACACTCGTCGAGACGGCGCTGCGCGAGGCCCACGAGGAGGTCGGGGTGGACGTCGGGGGAGTCCGGGTGGTCGGCACCATGCCCACCTCGCACATCGCGGTGAGCTCCGCCGACGTCACCACCGTGGTGGCCAGCTGGGACGGGTCGGGGCCGCTCGGCGTCGTCGACCCGGCCGAGGTGGCGTCGGTCCGGCGCGTACCGATGGTCGATCTGGCCGATCCGGCGAACCGGGCGCGGGCGCGGCATCCCTCCGGGTTCACCGGGCCCGCCTTCCTCATCCCCGACCTGTTCGTCTGGGGATTCACCGCCCAGCTGCTCGACCGCCTGCTGGTCCGGGGAGGATGGTCGCGCCAGTGGAACCGCAGCCGGACAGTGGAGATCCCCGACGACTATCTCGGCGGTCTGCGCGGCTGA
- a CDS encoding metallophosphoesterase — MLGRTALAGAAVAAAGLAWGVTEAHLFTLRRVEVPVLPAGADPIRVLHISDIHLLSRQRRKQEWVSRLADLDPDLVINTGDNFCSDDALAPLLDSLGGLLERPGAFIFGSNDYLKPYFRNPLGYLVHGRSVHSEEDSPPELDHEGLRGALTAAGWLDLNDRRGRLEVAGRTIAFRGTDDAHHHRDHYEKVAGPAEDADLNIGVTHAPYLRLLDAMTADGMDMIFAGHTHGGQVCLPFKGAIITNCDIDPARVKGLSAHEAGGRSAWLHVSAGLGTSPFAPYRTFCRPEASLVTLVPRLVPEGSTGLS; from the coding sequence GTGCTCGGCCGGACGGCACTGGCGGGCGCCGCGGTGGCTGCGGCGGGGTTGGCCTGGGGGGTGACGGAGGCCCACCTGTTCACCCTGAGACGGGTCGAGGTTCCGGTGCTTCCGGCCGGGGCCGACCCGATCCGGGTGCTGCACATCTCCGACATCCACCTGCTGTCCAGGCAGCGCCGCAAGCAGGAGTGGGTGTCGCGACTGGCGGATCTGGATCCCGACCTGGTGATCAACACCGGCGACAATTTCTGCTCCGACGACGCCCTCGCACCTCTGCTCGACTCCCTGGGCGGGCTTCTGGAGAGGCCAGGGGCCTTCATCTTCGGGTCGAACGACTATCTCAAGCCGTACTTCAGGAACCCGCTCGGCTACCTGGTGCACGGCCGCTCGGTGCACTCCGAGGAGGACTCGCCCCCCGAGCTCGACCACGAGGGGCTGCGCGGGGCCCTCACGGCGGCCGGTTGGCTGGATCTCAACGACCGGCGGGGACGCCTGGAGGTGGCGGGGCGCACCATCGCGTTCCGCGGCACCGACGACGCCCACCATCACCGCGACCACTACGAGAAGGTGGCCGGGCCGGCCGAGGACGCCGATCTGAACATCGGCGTCACCCATGCGCCCTATCTGCGGCTGCTCGACGCGATGACCGCCGACGGGATGGACATGATCTTCGCCGGCCACACCCACGGCGGTCAGGTGTGCCTGCCGTTCAAGGGGGCCATCATCACCAACTGCGACATCGATCCGGCGCGGGTCAAGGGCCTGTCGGCCCACGAGGCCGGCGGCAGGTCGGCGTGGCTGCACGTTTCTGCGGGGCTGGGCACCTCTCCCTTCGCCCCTTACCGGACGTTCTGCCGGCCCGAGGCGAGCCTGGTGACGCTGGTCCCGCGATTGGTGCCTGAGGGGTCAACTGGTCTAAGCTGA
- a CDS encoding class I SAM-dependent methyltransferase: protein MPSSSSPEFPQQALDWLAGGHAGQGDRVLTLGCAPSFCRMLSRRGVDLFAVHREPKVAAVCHRMEHTTGICALAESLPLDPCTFDAVLIHQAFQHMAPGLVLSEMARVLTPGCCVGVSWMTRDDTVPWVRRLAALLRAVDPGAMSGGYGTEAVESLLSSKYFPTAERTQYRVWVPATRQRLVDMAASLPAVKALPREHRAELLSQVGALHDDSAGPGGLRLPYQLECWRAWVSHDELTASIDVDDSGLTISL from the coding sequence ATGCCGTCCTCGTCGAGCCCCGAGTTCCCCCAGCAGGCTCTCGACTGGCTGGCCGGGGGACACGCCGGCCAGGGGGATCGCGTCCTCACGCTGGGATGCGCGCCCTCCTTCTGCCGGATGCTGTCGCGCCGCGGCGTCGACCTGTTCGCGGTACACCGCGAGCCGAAGGTCGCCGCCGTCTGCCATCGGATGGAGCACACGACGGGCATCTGCGCGCTGGCCGAGTCGCTGCCGCTGGATCCCTGCACCTTCGACGCCGTACTGATCCACCAGGCCTTCCAGCACATGGCTCCCGGGCTGGTGCTCTCGGAGATGGCGCGGGTGCTCACGCCGGGATGCTGCGTCGGGGTGTCGTGGATGACCCGCGACGACACGGTGCCGTGGGTGCGCCGGCTGGCCGCCCTGCTGCGCGCCGTCGACCCCGGGGCGATGTCGGGCGGGTACGGTACCGAGGCGGTGGAGTCACTGCTGTCGAGCAAGTACTTCCCCACCGCCGAGCGCACCCAGTACCGCGTCTGGGTGCCGGCCACCCGGCAGAGGCTGGTGGACATGGCGGCCTCGCTGCCGGCGGTCAAGGCCCTGCCCCGGGAGCATCGGGCGGAGCTGCTGAGCCAGGTCGGGGCCCTCCATGACGACTCCGCGGGCCCCGGTGGGCTGAGGCTGCCCTATCAGCTGGAGTGCTGGCGGGCATGGGTGAGCCACGACGAACTCACCGCCTCCATCGACGTCGACGACTCGGGACTCACCATCTCCCTGTGA
- a CDS encoding TadA family conjugal transfer-associated ATPase: protein MSDDKLVEDVRSAVAVLAHPWTPMDVAAALVDLGQVASDALVLAVVEELRRTSMGAGRLEPLLGIDGVTDVLVNGPDAVYIDRGRGLETTDVRFTGEEELRSLAVRLAAGVGRRLDDGCPWVDARLPDGTRFHAVLDVLARPGTCLSLRIPARRRLSLDDWVAGGGMTPGCARILTEVLDRRLAFLVTGGTGTGKTTLLSSLLSRLPGDQRVVVVEDSRELTLDHPHWVSLEARAANSEGRGEVSLTQLVRQSLRMRPDRVVLGEVRGAELRDLLMALNTGHEGGCGTVHANGVAEVTARLEALAALGGLSRDAARAQIAAALDVVVHLRRTAVGRMVSQIGVLTGDAERLEVEVALAWGEDGQEQRGPGYRRLAGLIGPEAVADAGSEAAAGGLEASVAEPRRTWDDEPERPAVEDLLVDLPGPAADAVVRRLS from the coding sequence ATGAGTGACGACAAGCTGGTGGAGGACGTCCGCTCCGCGGTCGCCGTCCTGGCCCATCCGTGGACGCCGATGGATGTCGCCGCAGCCCTGGTCGACCTGGGACAGGTGGCCTCCGACGCCTTGGTGCTGGCCGTCGTCGAGGAATTGCGGCGCACCAGCATGGGCGCCGGTCGCCTGGAACCGCTGCTGGGGATCGACGGCGTCACCGATGTGCTGGTCAACGGCCCCGACGCGGTGTACATCGATCGCGGCCGGGGCCTGGAGACCACCGACGTGCGGTTCACCGGGGAGGAGGAGCTGCGCTCCCTGGCGGTGCGGCTGGCGGCGGGGGTGGGGCGCCGGCTCGACGACGGCTGTCCTTGGGTGGACGCCCGGCTGCCCGACGGCACCCGCTTCCACGCCGTCCTGGACGTGCTGGCCCGACCGGGCACCTGCCTGTCGCTGCGGATCCCGGCCCGGCGGCGTCTCAGCCTCGACGACTGGGTGGCCGGGGGAGGGATGACGCCGGGCTGCGCCCGGATCCTCACCGAGGTGCTGGACCGCCGTCTGGCCTTCCTGGTGACCGGCGGCACCGGGACCGGGAAGACCACGCTGCTGTCCTCCCTGCTGTCCCGGCTGCCCGGCGATCAGCGGGTGGTGGTCGTGGAGGACTCCCGGGAGCTCACCCTGGACCATCCGCACTGGGTGTCGCTGGAGGCCCGGGCGGCCAATTCCGAGGGCCGCGGGGAGGTGAGCCTCACCCAGCTGGTGCGCCAGTCGCTGCGCATGAGACCCGACCGGGTGGTGCTCGGCGAGGTGCGCGGGGCCGAGCTGCGCGATCTGCTGATGGCGCTGAACACCGGTCACGAGGGAGGCTGCGGCACCGTGCACGCCAACGGCGTCGCCGAGGTGACCGCACGCCTGGAGGCCCTGGCGGCGCTCGGCGGCCTGTCCCGTGACGCCGCCCGGGCCCAGATCGCCGCAGCCCTCGACGTCGTCGTCCACCTTCGACGCACCGCCGTGGGGAGGATGGTGAGCCAGATCGGCGTGCTGACCGGGGACGCCGAAAGGCTCGAGGTCGAGGTGGCTCTGGCCTGGGGTGAGGACGGCCAGGAGCAGAGGGGGCCGGGGTATCGGCGGCTCGCCGGGCTCATCGGTCCCGAGGCTGTGGCGGATGCCGGCTCCGAGGCTGCGGCGGGCGGTCTCGAGGCTTCCGTCGCGGAGCCCCGCCGGACATGGGACGACGAGCCGGAGCGCCCGGCCGTCGAGGACCTGCTCGTTGACCTGCCCGGCCCGGCTGCGGACGCGGTGGTGAGGAGACTGTCATGA
- a CDS encoding RidA family protein has protein sequence MSASETLAGLGIELPQVAAPVADYVPAIRSGHQIVTAGQLPFVNGELSATGHVGAEVSAGDATAQARLAALNAVAAAASVAGGVDAITRVVKLIVFVSSAPGFTGQAGVANGASALLGEIFGDAGRHARSAVGVAVLPLGSPVEVELTVEV, from the coding sequence ATGAGCGCCTCCGAGACACTCGCCGGGCTCGGCATCGAGCTGCCGCAGGTGGCCGCACCGGTCGCCGATTACGTCCCCGCCATCCGCAGCGGCCATCAGATCGTGACCGCGGGACAGCTGCCCTTCGTCAACGGCGAACTGTCGGCCACCGGGCATGTCGGGGCCGAGGTGAGCGCCGGGGACGCGACCGCCCAGGCGCGCCTCGCGGCCCTCAACGCGGTGGCCGCGGCCGCCTCAGTGGCCGGTGGCGTCGACGCCATCACGAGAGTCGTCAAGCTGATCGTCTTCGTCAGCAGCGCACCCGGCTTCACCGGCCAGGCCGGCGTCGCCAACGGGGCGTCGGCCCTGCTGGGCGAGATCTTCGGGGATGCGGGCAGACATGCCCGTAGCGCAGTCGGCGTGGCCGTGCTGCCCCTGGGGTCCCCGGTGGAGGTGGAGCTGACCGTCGAGGTCTGA
- a CDS encoding TlpA family protein disulfide reductase, with amino-acid sequence MRSGRAMAAVVAGCCLLSGCVEAGQTRSDDRGAGAGAAEASAARASAGLASCDVPAGSSASASSSAESSGAARGRAVAGSRLPALTLACIGGAPQVSVSGELDGHPHVITMWASWCRPCRAEAPMMATVSRELDGKVGFLGIDYGERSSDDGIGFAAAAGWTYPQLEDRDAVTKSAWGITGLPVTLLVRADGTVARRLDGAWTSADQLRRAVREDLEVS; translated from the coding sequence ATGAGAAGCGGCCGGGCGATGGCGGCGGTGGTGGCCGGCTGCTGCCTGCTGAGCGGCTGCGTCGAGGCGGGGCAGACGCGATCCGACGACAGGGGCGCGGGGGCCGGCGCCGCTGAGGCCAGTGCCGCCCGGGCCTCGGCCGGGCTGGCCTCCTGCGACGTCCCCGCCGGATCCTCCGCCAGCGCGTCGAGCAGTGCCGAGTCGAGCGGTGCCGCAAGGGGCCGGGCCGTCGCAGGATCCCGGCTGCCGGCGCTCACCCTGGCCTGTATCGGCGGCGCCCCGCAGGTCTCGGTGAGTGGAGAGCTGGACGGGCATCCGCACGTCATCACCATGTGGGCCAGCTGGTGCCGGCCCTGTCGCGCCGAGGCGCCCATGATGGCGACGGTGAGCCGCGAACTCGACGGGAAGGTCGGCTTCCTCGGCATCGATTACGGGGAGCGGAGTTCGGATGACGGCATCGGGTTCGCCGCCGCGGCCGGCTGGACCTATCCCCAGCTGGAGGACCGGGACGCCGTCACGAAGTCCGCGTGGGGAATCACCGGGCTCCCCGTGACGCTACTGGTAAGGGCGGACGGCACGGTTGCCCGGCGGCTGGACGGCGCATGGACGTCCGCCGACCAGCTGAGGCGGGCCGTCCGCGAGGACCTGGAGGTGTCATGA
- a CDS encoding phage holin family protein, giving the protein MAETRQLGEIVATLKSDGQSLIQDNIALAKAELKPAAIHAGIGGGMFGGAGYFAINAATLLYLCGSFALSLWAQYLWEWDLLLCLVAGFGAGGVILLVLAGILVLVGKSQISKVEPPRQTVLEAKQSVASLKSAFQHGKYNATSAALAEKEHKDAVHSRS; this is encoded by the coding sequence ATGGCAGAAACGCGCCAGCTCGGCGAAATCGTCGCCACGCTCAAGAGCGACGGACAGTCGCTGATTCAGGACAACATCGCGTTGGCGAAGGCTGAACTCAAGCCCGCCGCGATCCATGCCGGGATCGGGGGTGGAATGTTCGGCGGCGCGGGATACTTCGCGATCAACGCCGCGACGCTGCTCTACCTGTGCGGCAGCTTCGCCCTGAGCCTGTGGGCGCAGTACCTCTGGGAATGGGATCTTCTGCTGTGCCTGGTGGCGGGCTTCGGCGCCGGTGGCGTCATCCTGCTGGTGCTGGCCGGCATCCTCGTCCTGGTCGGCAAGTCGCAGATCTCCAAGGTCGAGCCGCCCCGCCAGACCGTCCTCGAGGCCAAGCAGAGCGTCGCCTCGCTGAAGTCGGCGTTCCAGCACGGCAAGTACAACGCCACCTCGGCGGCTCTGGCCGAGAAGGAGCACAAGGACGCGGTCCACAGCCGATCCTGA